A region of Nocardioides alkalitolerans DNA encodes the following proteins:
- a CDS encoding phosphotransferase, with the protein MRPAERIDLGVPGLDVLLGDRLAELLGSDDLVRLRLRVKAGTSAALSVRRGTDHLVVLAAADHARPKLAKSHDRAARLGAVAAADPEAGLLATYLVGDRDLPGLRGLPADAVVLSANPQRRVVARVEGPDGPAVLRVVRPSAHAAAVRGPRALAGRAGTPRLLDSHARRGTLLTGWVPGQPLDGPHDGPATPAALRRAGAAVADLHGTATDLPLEGRPLRALAQARDQLALLLPARADRVAELAARAAAALRDAPGGPAVTLHGDLSRDQLVLDGNPDAPRVGVLDLDRARRGDAADDLGNLLADDLVHGRVPGREQGSALLAGYAAVRPLPDPTALRAWTAAHLLRRAVEPFRTCAPDWRSTTTALLATLEDLC; encoded by the coding sequence GTGCGGCCGGCTGAGCGGATCGACCTCGGCGTCCCCGGTCTCGACGTGCTCCTCGGGGACCGGCTCGCCGAGCTGCTCGGGAGCGACGACCTCGTCCGGCTCCGCCTGCGCGTGAAGGCGGGCACCTCGGCCGCCCTGTCCGTACGGCGCGGGACCGACCACCTCGTCGTCCTCGCCGCCGCGGACCACGCCCGGCCGAAGCTGGCGAAGTCCCACGACCGGGCCGCCCGGCTCGGCGCCGTCGCGGCCGCGGACCCCGAGGCGGGCCTGCTCGCGACGTACCTGGTCGGCGACCGCGACCTCCCCGGCCTCCGGGGCCTGCCGGCGGACGCCGTGGTGCTGTCGGCCAACCCGCAGCGTCGGGTGGTCGCGCGCGTGGAGGGCCCCGACGGGCCCGCGGTCCTGCGCGTCGTGCGGCCCTCGGCCCACGCCGCGGCCGTGCGGGGGCCGCGGGCGCTGGCGGGACGGGCCGGCACGCCACGGCTCCTCGACAGCCACGCCCGCCGCGGGACGCTCCTCACCGGCTGGGTACCGGGGCAGCCGCTCGACGGCCCCCACGACGGACCCGCCACCCCGGCCGCGCTCCGCCGCGCCGGTGCGGCCGTCGCGGACCTCCACGGCACCGCGACGGACCTCCCGCTCGAGGGCCGCCCGCTGCGGGCGCTGGCCCAGGCGCGCGACCAGCTGGCCCTGCTCCTGCCCGCCCGGGCCGACCGCGTCGCCGAGCTGGCGGCGCGGGCGGCGGCCGCCCTGCGCGACGCTCCCGGCGGCCCCGCCGTCACGCTCCACGGCGACCTGTCCCGCGACCAGCTCGTGCTCGACGGCAACCCCGACGCGCCACGGGTCGGCGTCCTCGACCTCGACCGCGCCCGCCGCGGCGATGCGGCCGACGACCTCGGCAACCTCCTCGCCGACGACCTCGTCCACGGGCGGGTCCCGGGGCGGGAGCAGGGGTCGGCCCTGCTGGCGGGGTACGCCGCGGTGCGCCCCCTCCCGGACCCGACGGCCCTCCGCGCCTGGACCGCCGCCCACCTCCTGCGCCGCGCCGTCGAGCCGTTCCGCACCTGCGCACCCGACTGGCGGAGCACCACGACCGCCCTGCTCGCCACCCTGGAGGACCTGTGCTGA
- a CDS encoding ABC transporter ATP-binding protein, with the protein MSREKPTTLREAGPGLRRTATHLRPYLRKETPLVAGGMLALFVEVLMRLAEPWPLKVVIDTVIAASGTDVAGAAPGDVRATLTIAAVALLGVVLVRAVAAYLTTLAFALAGNRLLTRVRADAYAHLQRLPMAFHDKARTGDLVQRVTGDVGRLKEVVVTAGLPLVGNIVTMLGMVVVVAFLDWPLALLMVAVVPLFLLAGRETSRSIHGVSKEQRKAEGELASLATETLSSMRVVHSYGLADHLQGRFAQSNGRSLTEGVRTKRLSARLERSTDVLVGLATALVLYVGAQRVLAGMLTPGELVVFLTYLKATFKPMRDLAKYTGRIAAAAASGERVVDLLEVEPTVRDHPEARTAPALRGELVLDDVWVSYTPDAPVLRGVSLRVAAGERVALVGSSGSGKSTLASLLSRLRDPDAGAVRVDGHDLRDLTLESLRSQVSVVLQESVLFATSIEENIAHGRPGATREEIEEAARIAGAHDFVEALPHGYATVVGERGATLSGGQRQRIAIARAAVRRAPVVVLDEALTGLDEGTEAEVLAALERLTAGRTTIVVTHDLAHARDCDRVVWLEGGKVVADGPPAVVLTPGAVRAAG; encoded by the coding sequence GTGTCGCGTGAGAAGCCCACGACCCTCCGCGAGGCCGGACCGGGCCTGCGGCGCACGGCGACGCACCTGCGCCCCTACCTGCGCAAGGAGACCCCGCTCGTCGCCGGCGGCATGCTGGCGCTGTTCGTCGAGGTGCTCATGCGGCTCGCCGAGCCCTGGCCGCTCAAGGTCGTCATCGACACCGTCATCGCCGCCTCGGGGACCGACGTGGCCGGGGCCGCGCCCGGCGACGTCCGCGCCACGCTGACGATCGCCGCGGTCGCGCTGCTCGGGGTCGTGCTGGTGCGGGCGGTGGCCGCCTACCTGACGACGCTGGCGTTCGCCCTCGCCGGCAACCGGCTGCTGACCCGGGTGCGGGCCGACGCCTACGCCCACCTGCAGCGCCTGCCGATGGCCTTCCACGACAAGGCACGCACCGGCGACCTCGTGCAGCGCGTGACCGGCGACGTCGGCCGCCTCAAGGAGGTCGTCGTCACCGCGGGCCTGCCGCTCGTCGGCAACATCGTGACGATGCTCGGGATGGTCGTGGTCGTGGCCTTCCTCGACTGGCCCCTGGCGCTGCTCATGGTGGCCGTCGTGCCGCTGTTCCTGCTCGCCGGCCGCGAGACGTCGCGCAGCATCCACGGTGTCTCGAAGGAGCAGCGCAAGGCGGAGGGCGAGCTGGCCTCGCTCGCCACCGAGACGCTGTCGTCGATGCGGGTCGTGCACTCCTACGGCCTCGCCGACCACCTCCAGGGCCGCTTCGCGCAGAGCAACGGCCGCAGCCTCACCGAGGGCGTGCGCACCAAGCGGCTCTCGGCGCGGCTCGAGCGGAGCACCGACGTGCTGGTCGGGCTCGCGACCGCGCTGGTCCTGTACGTCGGGGCGCAGCGCGTGCTCGCCGGGATGCTCACCCCGGGCGAGCTCGTCGTGTTCCTCACCTACCTCAAGGCGACCTTCAAGCCGATGCGGGACCTGGCGAAGTACACCGGCCGCATCGCCGCCGCGGCCGCCTCCGGCGAGCGGGTCGTCGACCTGCTGGAGGTCGAGCCCACCGTGCGCGACCACCCCGAGGCCCGCACGGCCCCGGCCCTGCGCGGCGAGCTCGTGCTCGACGACGTCTGGGTCTCCTACACGCCCGACGCACCCGTGCTCCGCGGCGTCTCCCTGCGGGTGGCGGCCGGGGAGCGCGTGGCGCTCGTCGGCTCCTCGGGCTCCGGCAAGTCGACGCTCGCCTCCCTGCTGTCGCGGCTGCGCGACCCCGACGCGGGCGCCGTCCGGGTCGACGGGCACGACCTGCGCGACCTCACGCTCGAGTCGCTGCGCAGCCAGGTCTCCGTCGTGCTGCAGGAGAGCGTGCTGTTCGCGACCTCCATCGAGGAGAACATCGCCCACGGCCGCCCCGGCGCCACCCGCGAGGAGATCGAGGAGGCCGCCCGGATCGCGGGTGCGCACGACTTCGTCGAGGCCCTGCCCCACGGCTACGCCACCGTCGTCGGCGAGCGGGGCGCCACCCTCTCCGGCGGGCAGCGGCAGCGCATCGCCATCGCGCGCGCCGCCGTGCGCCGCGCCCCCGTCGTGGTGCTCGACGAGGCCCTCACCGGCCTCGACGAGGGCACCGAGGCCGAGGTGCTGGCCGCCCTCGAGCGGCTCACCGCGGGCCGCACCACCATCGTCGTCACCCACGACCTCGCCCACGCCCGCGACTGCGACCGCGTCGTGTGGCTCGAGGGCGGCAAGGTCGTCGCCGACGGCCCGCCCGCGGTCGTGCTCACCCCGGGAGCGGTCCGTGCGGCCGGCTGA
- a CDS encoding glycosyltransferase, with protein MRVAYVSTDPGIDVLGTKGASVHVQAVVAALLRRGAEVDLLTPRADEDAAADLAAHPRLRIHRLPRVGRGEPAAREHAARASDAAVADLLDGLHEAHPLDLVYERYALWGRTATAWAATRGVPSLLEVNAPLPVEQARHRVLVDEPAAYDAARAALGTATSVIGVSPAVSEWARSQGAAHVTTIGNGVDTRRVVPADRPVHDGRPRPDRPFTLGFVGTLKGWHGVETLLAALALVGPGHRLLVVGDGPRATGLRATADRLGVSDRVEWTGAVPAAAVPALLQRMDVACAPYPALDGFYFSPLKVTEYLAAGLPVVASDVGGLRDLLGGDALVAPGDPAALAAAVADLRDDVARRRALRAANRRAALALDWDHVVTASLATLSSAHPTASTTGATRVA; from the coding sequence ATGAGGGTCGCGTACGTCTCGACCGACCCCGGCATCGACGTGCTCGGCACCAAGGGCGCCTCGGTGCACGTGCAGGCCGTCGTCGCCGCCCTGCTGCGGCGCGGCGCGGAGGTCGATCTGCTGACCCCGCGCGCCGACGAGGACGCCGCCGCCGACCTCGCCGCCCACCCGCGGCTGCGGATCCACCGCCTGCCCCGCGTCGGCCGCGGCGAGCCCGCCGCCCGGGAGCACGCCGCCCGGGCCAGCGACGCCGCCGTCGCGGACCTGCTCGACGGGCTCCACGAGGCTCACCCGCTCGACCTCGTCTACGAGCGCTACGCCCTGTGGGGCCGCACGGCGACGGCCTGGGCCGCCACCCGCGGCGTACCGTCCCTGCTCGAGGTCAACGCCCCCCTCCCCGTCGAGCAGGCCCGGCACCGGGTGCTCGTCGACGAGCCGGCGGCGTACGACGCGGCCCGCGCCGCGCTGGGCACCGCGACGAGCGTGATCGGCGTGAGCCCGGCCGTCAGCGAGTGGGCACGCTCCCAGGGCGCCGCCCACGTGACGACGATCGGGAACGGCGTCGACACCCGCCGCGTCGTGCCGGCCGACCGGCCCGTCCACGACGGTCGGCCCCGCCCCGACCGCCCCTTCACCCTCGGCTTCGTCGGCACCCTCAAGGGCTGGCACGGCGTCGAGACGCTGCTCGCGGCGCTCGCACTCGTCGGTCCCGGCCACCGCCTGCTCGTCGTCGGCGACGGGCCCAGGGCGACCGGCCTGCGGGCCACCGCCGACCGGCTCGGCGTCAGCGACCGGGTCGAGTGGACCGGCGCCGTACCGGCCGCCGCGGTGCCCGCGCTCCTGCAGCGGATGGACGTGGCGTGCGCGCCGTACCCGGCCCTCGACGGCTTCTACTTCTCGCCGCTGAAGGTGACGGAGTACCTGGCCGCGGGCCTCCCCGTCGTCGCGAGCGACGTGGGCGGGCTCCGCGACCTGCTCGGCGGTGACGCGCTCGTGGCGCCCGGTGACCCCGCCGCGCTGGCGGCCGCCGTCGCCGACCTCCGCGACGACGTCGCCCGCCGGCGCGCGCTGCGCGCCGCGAACCGGCGCGCCGCCCTCGCGCTCGACTGGGACCACGTCGTGACCGCGTCCCTCGCCACCCTGAGCAGCGCCCACCCGACAGCCAGCACGACAGGAGCCACCCGTGTCGCGTGA